One Salvia miltiorrhiza cultivar Shanhuang (shh) chromosome 6, IMPLAD_Smil_shh, whole genome shotgun sequence genomic window, TGTATGATCGGAATCGCGAAGGCGGCGGTTTTCCCCGATCCGGTTTGGGCGAGGCCGATTATATCTTTCCCTTGTAAAGCAAGAGGTATGGCCTCAATCTGTATTTTTGTAGGGGTTTCCCAACCGAGATTGTCGCATGCCTCTATTAGTTGATCGTTTACTCCCAAATCGTTGAATGATTTCTTCACTATGTCTCCCTCCATGAATGGAATTTCAGCGGCGGTTATCAAAGAAGACAAAAGGTGGCAGCGACGCTGAAGCTTTTTGTGTGATCAGTTGATTAtgaatctatacatatataaaagctggtccGTCTAAGCATAAAATTTTCCCGCttttttactcaatttatatttGGAAGGTTTGACTAACTTATAGAATgacttatatatatagtataattcttactcttaattaaatttacatTTAATTGAACGGCATTTATTCCTATATATggaattagggatggcaatgggccggatctggaccggatcctgcttggtccagatccagatccatgtttttttacttagatccagatccggtccagatccattggatccaaaaaaatgggatccagacccagatccataagatccacagggtctcgggtccagacccagatccatatcattttattttctaaaataaattctaagctAATTaaacattcaaataaaaatcataacaattgCCTAAAGTTTCAACAATCatttaaacaaaaaatacaCCATAATCCATTTAAAACTAAACAATCCCAAATAATAAGAACACCCTAATTCATTTAAAACCAAACAATCCAAAATAAGAAATAACATAATACTCCTAATATAATGATAATCCTAATAATCCTAATATAATGCGAATCATGCAATATGCCCCATATTGTATCTAACTCTCATATCTTTATGCACAATTAATAGCTAAAACACAATTCAACTTCACCACTTTAGAATCTCATTTTTCCATTTTCTAcaataaaacaaaaatgaacACAACATAGATCACAAATCAAGAAAAAGCTGAATGAAGAAAAGCTGAATGTACACAACATAGATCACAAATCATTGATTTCGGGTGGGGGAAGGGCCGAGACCGGAGGTGGAAGAAGGTGGACGGAGTTGGCGCAACGACGGTGGCCTGTTGCAGCGTCAGTGGGCTGGAGAGGAACACTACGTCGGAGGGGCCGAGGTGGACGCCGGACTGCTGAGAAGCTGCTCACGTCCGAGATCTGCTCTGCAGCAGAGCCTCCACTCAAGTCCGAGACCACCGATTTCGGGTGGGGGAAGGGCCAAGACCGGAGGTGGAAGAAGGTGGACCGGAGGTGGAAGAAGGGCCTCCGCTCAAGAAGGCTGCTCACGTCCGAGCCGAGAGGGATTTCAGGTGGGGAGTGGCCGAGATCTGGTCCATCTGGAGAGTGGAGAGAAGCGGCGCTGGGGGTTGGCTCTGGGCGGCTGGGCCGAGAAGTAGGAAATTAGGAATTCTAATTGTGAAGTTAGACTTTTAGGTTTAGATTAGAGttggataaaaaataaaaaataaaaatattatatatttaaatataaccgGGTCCAGAttcggatctggaccggatctggaccggatctgggttttCTAACATCtactccagatccggatccgatATTTTAGAGAGtggtccagatccggtccagatccgtcgggtccaaattTTGCAAGGTCCAAATCCGGAAAATAGGgtctggatccgcggatctggaccgggtctcggatccattgccatctctaTATGGAATGGAATTTATGTGTAAAAACTTGTAGATCACCAATTTCAATCTTTGGTGAAAAATAGTCGCCCAATAAATACAATTCATAATATAAAGGGTTAATGCcgtgaaaaatcatgaactttggtgcgatttccaaactttccatgaactattttttttatcaaattttccatgaacttaaacactcgaacaatttttccatgattttcaaaaattcccaaattgaatGTTGACATGGCATTTTTAAGTGACCTGAAAAGTGACATGGCGTCACCGGTGgtgaatcaaaacgacgtcgtttagttaggagtaaaacgacgtcgttttgaatccaaaccccccctctctctctctcaggtGGTGGCCGAGCTCGCTGGAGTGCAGATTTTCGCCCGAGTCTAAATGAAGCAAACTCGCCAGAGTCCAAACGAAGCAAACGAGTGTAGATTTTCGCTGGAGGGACAGgtctggtgtggtggtgggggaaggcagcGGAGGGGCGAGCAGATAGCTGCGCCGCCGTTAAAGCTTCTACTCccatctctcgatctctctcttttctcaatTTCTCAATTCAGGAGCACACTCACACAATTTCTCAATGACAGAATTCGTAAAGTTATACATccatctctcgatctctcttctcaATTTCTCAATTTAGGAGCACACCCATACAATAAATCCCTAATTTGGGGGAAGATGATGGCAAATCCGATTTTTGGGGGGAGGGCAGCGGAGGGGTGCGGCGAATCTGTGGAGGTTGTTAGGGGAAGAAGAAGGCGGCGaatctggtgtggtggtgggggaaggcagtGGAGGGGCGGGCAGATGGCTGCGCTGCCGTTAATGGTGGTGGAGGAGACTGGATTGATGCGACCCTAAAATTGAAGATGACAAAGAGTTCCAGAGTTGACTAAGCCTTGCCAGAGTGCAGAGCTGCCAGAGGCAGCTCTGCCGACTTTGCCCAACTCAGCTCTGCCCCGACTCTACGACTcagctctgccgactctgctctgctctgccgaccCCCCACTACGTGCCACATCAGCTCGGTCTTACCACGTAGGCGACAGGTCAGCTTGGTATTACCACGTAAGCGACACGTCAGCTCGGAGCTTCACCGAAGCAaaaaagcatggaaaaattgttcaaccccttaagttcatggaaattttgataaaaaaaaaaattcatgaaaATTTTGGAAATGGACCCACACTACAAGAATTTGGATTTTCAGCCACACACGTAAATGTGGGTAAAAATAAGATTATGTGTGGGTATAGatatttacccacacataatgcAAATGTCAACATGTGTCACAATAAAAGTGTAGAGAAaagtttttacccacacatatatTTATGTGTGGATAAATCTGTTTATATTACCTACACATATATATGTCGCCAAAAGTGATTTTTATGTGTAGTTAAATAGTTTTTTGTCATAATATAATGCTGATGTGGAAATTACGTGGATGGTGACGTGGCATTTGATATTGACAGGTGATAATTTATATGTGTAGGTAATTGATATATCATATGTGTgggtaataaatttttattataatataatgatGATGTGGAAATTACGTGGACGATGACATGgcattttaaattgattaatgggaaaattaatatttatttttgtcataaataaatttaattatgggtaaaatatattttaatatttttgtatatttatttatttcacaatTTGGTATTATTATTAATCAAAGTAGAATTGCGGGCCaagaacaataataaaaaagacGACATATATTTCACAAAAAAAGAAACTAACATATATCAATACAAAACATCAATATACATAACAAAATCACACTAATAGTATCTCAAAGAATCCCACGTCTTGTTTCAACACTGCCTCCAAATATTTTCTTCTCAGGGCACCAGCTTGCCTTTCTCCCGTGTACATCCAGCATGCaatctctgtttttttttttcaacaaaatgTAAAAACAGGGGTATCAGATTTTTATAATGAAAATAGGGAGTTTCAcgaaaatattaaagaagaCTACTAAGTTCGGTTCAAAGGAGAGAAGGAGAGGTGTCTAGTCAGTGTGAGTGTAGCAGAATTTGCTATGAACAGATTGAAAAACATGCAAAAATACACGAATAAAATGATTAAATAAATACCAAACCTTCCAGCGTAGGAAGAGCAGCACACTACCAACCCAAGAAAAACGAAATATAAAGCATActgcaaaaacaaaaaaaacaaaaaaacaaaaaaaaaaagtgaggtTAGATCTGAATTATACCACCGAAGAATTTTTTTGAATGTAAGAAGGAAATTAGTAATAGAAGAATGCAAACCTTTCCAACTTCATGTGTCATTTTGTGCAAATCCATTTGGTTTTTACCGAAACCATTGACCGAAAAGCAGAAAGAAAACAGGCATTGAAGACCGTGTATGACAGCTCCAAGGCTGCCGAAAATCATCAAAACGCAGTCGTATTTATCCGCGAATGAAAATAGCTGATAGAAAGGCAGGCTttgctctttctttttttctgcaTTTGCCGTTTCTTTAGCTTCAGTTGCTTCGGCCATTTTCCAAGTGAAAAATTgcagtggagagagagagaacaacaacaaaaaaaacttGGTCACGTAACAATTCAAAGAGATTAGTAGTGGAAGCCAAGAGGATGTTTTGGTGGGGATGTGAAGTGGAGTAGTGGGAGTATTAATTAGAATAATAtaggtttcaaaaaaaaaaattagaaagttAGTGGGAGTTCTAGAAAATGGCggtaaaatgaaataattttgtaaaataaatttattgtgtgagtaaaataattttattttttagattaattttaaatcttgaaccttaattataacatacaaattatttttgaaaaataaaataaacgaaAACAATCCACAGTAATTActtaataaaatcatgaattatgctctatgtatttttttaatttttttttagtagaAACATCTTATTTGTTCtaatttaattgtatatataattGTTTTGTGTATGTATTTTTGTATATTACCTCTCTTTTATAAATGTCATTATTCCACTCTTTAcgaattttatatatttaattgtttTGTGTATACAAAAGGTTGCGGCTGACTTTAATAATTAACATGGCGgcaacaaaaaaattaattaaaacataagaaTCCTCAAATTTTCAACATTAACAAAGAATCCGAAAATAAAACGTTAGTATACGGTATAAAAATACACATAAGGTTATTGGTGTAATGGATAAGTCCAAGTTGCGAAACCTATTGTAACCGGGTTCAATCCTTGATtttgcaatttaattttttttaattaagaaaatttgCTAGTGAATTCATATAAAGACTATTAATACTAATACAAGTGaacgtttcaaaaaaaaaattactaatacaAGTGAAAAGGAATATGCTatacaaatttaaattgaatttgcgtttaaaaaataaaattaaaattaaatttactttaatttgtcaaaatataaatataaaaattattatccacacatatattatgtgtggtttaaaaaaattaatagattgCCACGTGTGcacaccaaatataaaaataaactgcattaaataaaataaaacttaaaaaaaaaattactgccatataataaatgttacaaataaattttcggctacacattttaaatgtcaataactaattgaaagtttcaaattgtttcacctacacatttttcaaaatatgtgtgGTTAGAACATCAATTAAGATttgcataaataattaattaaagccaaaatataaatgtggctaaaaatattttcccacgTTTCTTACATGTTaagaataaataatgataaaaattcattacccacacatagataatttagaattatgtgtggttaataacttttattagtttgccacgttggcgcaacaaatttaaaaataaattttattatacataaataaaacttaaaaataaccgtaaaataataaatgtcacgaaaatgtttttgccacacattttaaatgtcaataactaatgaaatttttttgtgtgaattacctacacattttgaaattatgtgtggcgaaactaccacacattattatgtgtgggtaattatgtgtgggtaaaaactcaatttcttgtagtgccaaagttcatggtttttcacggcattaaccataatataaatacatacaaaTTGCATGGGAAcaaatttgataaattaaaatgtaCATGATTTATAAAAAATCTTAATGGGGTGAGATATGTATATCACCTCCTGTTCCACGTGGAAATAAACTAGGGGGTGGAGGCTCTTTTTTCAAAATCTTAATGGGATAAAAATCATTCTTTTATAGTCATAATATAGTCTAATTACatgtatttaaacaaaaaatctataatctatatacaaaaatgcatatattcCGATTATCCTAATTAGCGGCATTTAAATTAAGGAAAAAATTATCTAAGGAGTAATGAATGTTTCGTGAAATGAGTAATTTGACAACATTCCATATACATCTAAAAAAATGCAACTATTATTTATTCTCATTAGACCAAAATTAATCTCCATTGTCAAAGCATCTCATTTAatacaatatattaaatatataagtttcatATATTTCTCCCATGAAACGTGCATCCCCGTGGCCTATATaaactaagagggtgtttggctaagcttattttaaagagcttaattataagctcttggagcttataagatgttttaagagcttataagatgtcatttttaagagcttataagttgtcaaagtgtttggataattgagcttataaactagagagagaaaatatttttttagagagagaaaatcgaagaaaaatgaacttaaatgatatatgatgaaaataataaattatagttgaaaaatatttgtaaaaagattgttgcatatgagattataaaaaaataagttggggtataggaacttattttttgggagcttataagctcttggagcttatttttggagcttataagctgttgaagagcttattttgccaaatactttaaaggagcttataagcttttaaacagcttataagctgttttgaggagcttataagctcagccaaacaccctctaagtttTGTGTGAAAATTTTACTCACGctcacttcttcttttgatattcATAATTGATAATTACAATCATGTTGATCATGTGGTCTTTAGTAAAAAATCTGCAATAAAATAATGCCAGATTCACAATGAAAGTAAGACTCGTGCATGCATATAGCCGTTCATCGCAAAGCACCTTAATGTTTTCAGCTATGAGTGTATTTTTCATGATCGTGAGGTAAAAATTCTCTATTCACTAAACTATTACGTATTTAGATATTCTTACAACATTATTCCGTTTTTCTAATTTAGTTGTATTTTTCATATAGGGTGACTGCATCCATGCTACACTTGATCGCACGTTGATCCCCAAAATTCAAACATATTTTGAAAGAAGATAGTGTTTAtgcgataaaaaaaaaaatcggtgaTGCATGATAGAAACAAAAAGTATAGAACAACGACAAATGTCTACTGTATTAAATTTGTTAATAGTAGTCATATAACTGAAATATATGAAGAAGATTTTTCACGCCAACTATTCAACTTTAAAAGATTTGAAGAAGTGGCATCCATTAATATTTTCAATGAACAAGCAAGCCAAGTACTATAAAATAGcctcatattaaaaaaaaaaacatcatccGAGCTATTTAGAAACTCTTTATGAAATTATCAATTTAGCTATTATCTGAAATGATAGccaatatatattttgtaatatgCACTAAGTTATggtaaaaaaaaagagaacgaTTGGACTAATTTGGCTATTATGACTATGAAATAGTGAAGCACGACTGCTCAATATTTTCATAAGTTGACTTTGCCCCATTACCCAACAAATCACACAAATTCGAAAATATCGGATTCATTTGAATACACAACTTAATTAGATTTTAGTAAATCTTCATTGTATTTTGTTAAAAAATAGATGCACGATCACACAAAAAGAGGATGAGTAATAGACATTTATGTGGCACCTAAGATGCATTGAAACGATTTTCAAAGTCCGAAAAGAAAAGTTTAATAAAAGTTTCAATATTTATGCAGTTAAATTCGATAGTTATAAATATGAATCATGATAATTTTGGTGTCAATAGTTATCAAAATTCATAGTATAATTCATATATTGTtgtattatttgattttggaaGAAGTTTTAGTTTTTCGTGGTTTTTAGTGATTTAGGATGAGGTATGCTCTTTGTTTAATTAGATTTGATAGAGATTATAACTTGTGTGATTAAATTATCTGAAGATCCAATAAAGGACATCGTTTCAAGTACTTATCCGTTCGATGCCAACATGCATGACCTTTCTTATTTCAGAGATCGAGCAATACTTGCTCTTACTTTGGATGTAGTAGAACTCATAAATCAATACATGGTGTCTTTAAATTCTTCGGGGGAGCGAAGATATCTCAATTCAGATAGCATATGCAAATCAGACTCAAGCAGTGACCTAACACTCCTGAGTTCTTGAATACATTAAAGTGTTATGGTATTCCAAATCATGAATTAGTTTTAAAGGTTGGCATTCCTGTTATATTGATGAGAAACATAGATTATTCCAATGAATTGTGCAATGGTACAAGATTGATCATTACAAGACTCGGTACACATGTTTTGGAAAAGAAAGTTCTCACAGACCATAATGCAAGACATCAAGTATTTATACTAAGGATGACATACACTGACACCAGTTGATCCAATACCATCGTTCAAGTTTCAACGGCGACAGTTCCCTATTATTGTTTATTATGCAATGACTATaaacaaaagtcaaggtcaatcaCTCTCTCATATGGGTTTGTTTTTTAAGAGACATGTTTTTAGTCACAGTCAGTTTTATGTAGCTATTTCTAGAGTTACAAGTTGAAGGAGTCTGAAAAATGTTGTATATAAAAAAGTgttccaaaatttataataataagatgacAAGTTCGCAATTGTCttttcatgtattattattttcaagtaatttaaaatgttagtcttaaatatattttagcagtaatataattggtataacagttgtatgataaaatattttagtatatttattttaaagattATACAAAATTGtcctttaaaatattacaataaaataCCTATATTGTTCGATGTCTGAGTATAGATATCCTATGATCTTTTATGTAAAAATGGatgtattttaaaataagttatgatatattttttattattttatacttttattttatttttaataactttcaacaaaaatatactcatatttcttttaaataattaattaaacatataaaattttaacaatATATGTAACCTTGTGCATAGCACGGGTAAAACACTAGTCTTATATAAACCTATCTCTTACTTGCAATACAAGAGTCTTATGCATGGAGTATAAACTAAATAACCCGTTTTACATAATAACTCGTTTTACATAAATTAGGATTAATCTATTGGATTAATGGTAGGTTTTACTCCTTAtcaaacacaaaaataaaaagagatctacacaaactaaaatatataaataatactctctccgtctcacgaatcttgacacgtttgatttcggcacgaaaattaaggagttgtagattagtgttttaagtttgtagttaataaagtataaaagtgataaagtaggagagagaaggtaataattattactccctccgttctactataagtgactcaaaacttttcggcatgAGAATTAAGAAGAAGATGTTAATATGTTAAAAGTGATAGGGTCCACAccttttttaagggttaaactTTGTCATTTATAGAAATAAGCCGCTTatagtgggacgcccaaaatggaatacatgtcacttttagtgagacagagggagtactttatttggaaatgtgtcaaaattcgtaGGACGGCCTAAAAagaaatacgtgtcaagattcgtgggacggagggagtacctatcttttttttattgaacttaatattttaaattttaaatataaagttatgtttaaaataatttatttctcaAATAACAATGCCACACGTGCACGGTGCATCGCACGACGCAAAACTAGTTGGCTgtaaattttgattatttttcttttctatatattataaaatttgtGTCAAAAATGCATACattttgatattaattttaaatttctctcaaaatttcaatttcacCTAAACTAAAAATCGATATGGGCAAACTAAAATTGATGTAGCAAGCTTAtctatcaaaacgacgtcgtttcaaatattaaaataaataagaactGACCAAACTAAAATCGATGTAGCAAGCTTATGtattaaaacgacgtcgtttcaaatattaaaataaataaataaaaaatacagcTCTCACCCCCCTCTCATCTCGTCCGTCTCTCTCTTTCAGAATTCCTCAAATAGAGCTCTCTCATGGTTGCCAACCTCCTCACTTTTTCGGCTGACTTCCATATACAAAAAGTATGAGAAATCTTATAGAGAGGTAGAGGAGAGAGGGGTTAgagctaatttttcttttaattttttattttttatattcaaaataacgTCATTTTGATAGATAAGTTTGTCTAAGTCAGTTCTAGTTTGATCAAATCAATTTTGATCTGGGTGAAATCAAAATTGGAgggaaatttcaaaaaatattaatgTGTATTTTATTGATCCAAAATGGCCCTGATCTTTTTTATTGACCAAAGAATAAGCggaaaaatactccatccgtcccactgtatctgagactctttctactgtatctgagactctttttATTTAAGacgtaagtgagactcttttcttttttgataaaaattttacccccactgtaagtgagactctttcattttttagtaaagattttactctttaaatacattttcattttttcacctacaaacaaaacacacttttcttaatttccgtgtcaaaaaaaaaaatctcacatatagtgagacggagggagtaattaatatcGGAATACAACCATTCATATAGTTAGTTCAACATAAATCCGGAGCTTTTCTCCAACAAAGAAGATGCCTACTTAAGTAATCAACATATATGGTAATAATTCTACACCTATATAGTCCTAgccaaaaagaaataaaacataaaaaataaataaaaaagaaaacatcacGAACCCAATATAGATGATACCCGcgcaaaattcaaatttaacaAGTCTTGAAAAACTGTGTATCATCTTCTTTTTGCCTTATTTCCTGATTTTCCTTTATTAGCTGGTTTTCCTTTATTCCCTGAtcttccttttttattttgattcaaGTAGTTACTTATGTCTTCTTCACCATCATCGTCACCGCCTCTCTTACGCTTCTTGCCCCCAGCTTCCTTCATTTTCTGCACAATTACCCACCAGAAACCAAGTCAGGATTATCACGAATCAAACatacaacaaaaataatattgcATAAAACAGTAAGCACACTTTGTGAGTATACTTTGTGCATTTACAGGAAATTAACCCAAATATAAATGCTATTATAGAAAATACTGGTTTATCCCTTTTAATGGTGAGCTGCATCTATATGTTAAATTTGACAAGACACCTAAGACTAAAAATGTGATATGTTTCAGGATAGCATATAGTGTACCGATTGAGATATTCTTTTCGCCTCTGTAACACGCTCCAATAATAACAAAACCTCTTCCTCCTCGGCAGGGTACCCTGGCAGTTTTTTACCTGACGCAGACAATATGTTAGACAAGATATTATTGGTCCATCACTTTTACCGCAGCTAAGCCAAGTGATCCTTACCTATAAGCTTCTCTATCTGAAAGTACCATTCCACCTCATATTGATTCACAATTGATATAGCCACCCCTGACCGTCCAGCACGAGCAGTTCTTCCTACCCGATGTATGTAATCCTGCAACCATCATATAGCAAACAGAAGatatttagtattattattcAAATGCATGCACGATCCAAAATTGAGCTTCTCATCGAAAAAGTTCCCCATAGAAATGAGGAAAATAACAA contains:
- the LOC130989841 gene encoding ABC transporter B family member 19-like codes for the protein MAEATEAKETANAEKKKEQSLPFYQLFSFADKYDCVLMIFGSLGAVIHGLQCLFSFCFSVNGFGKNQMDLHKMTHEVGKYALYFVFLGLVVCCSSYAGRDCMLDVHGRKASWCPEKKIFGGSVETRRGIL